One window of the Ammospiza nelsoni isolate bAmmNel1 chromosome 17, bAmmNel1.pri, whole genome shotgun sequence genome contains the following:
- the LOC132081174 gene encoding cytoplasmic phosphatidylinositol transfer protein 1-like, producing MLVKEYRICMPLTTEEYRVGQLYTISKHSHQESEKGEGVEVVKNEPHEDPVHGPGQFTEKRVHLSSKLPSWARAVTPRIFYITEKAWNYYPYTITEYTCSFLPKFSIYIETKYEDNCGDSENIFHSDKILGDHEVSFLDIAYDEIPERYYRSLEDPRFFSSAKTGRGPLREGWRQHTKPIMCSYKLVSVKFEVWGLQTRVEQFVHKVIRDILLIGHRQAFAWVDEWCGMTMEEVRRYEQETQEATNELIGLVPPAISVSEVGQPTATHSAPASAPSTPLSDEAPEFLAPPKTRPRKKSAPETLTLPALRERAGAE from the exons ATGCTGGTCAAGGAGTACCGCATCTGCATGCCGCTCACCACCGAGGAG TACCGCGTGGGGCAGCTCTACACCATCAGCAAGCACAGCCACCAGGAGAGCGAGAAGGGCGAGGGCGTGGAGGTGGTGAAGAACGAGCCCCACGAGGACCCCGTGCACGGCCCCGGGCAGTTCACGGAGAAGCGAGTGCACCTCTCCAG CAAACTGCCAAGCTGGGCACGGGCAGTGACCCCCCGCATCTTCTACATCACCGAGAAGGCCTGGAACTACTACCCCTACACCATCACAG AGTACACG tgctccttcctgcccaagTTCTCCATCTACATCGAGACCAAGTACGAGGACAACTGCGGGGACAGCGAGAAT atCTTCCACAGTGACAAAATCCTTGGTGACCACGAGGTCTCTTTCCTGGACATCGCCTACGATGAGATCCCTGAGCGCTACTACCGCAGCCTGGAG gacccccgTTTCTTCAGCTCGGCCAAGACGGGCCGGGGGCCGCTGCGGGAGGGCTGGCGCCAGCACACCAAGCCCATCATGTGCTCCTACAAACTGGTGAGCGTCAAGTTCGAGGTGTGGGGGCTGCAGACACGCGTGGAGCAGTTCGTGCACAAG GTGATCCGGGACATCCTGCTGATCGGGCACCGGCAGGCTTTCGCCTGGGTGGACGAGTGGTGCG GGATGACCATGGAGGAGGTGCGGCGCTACGAGCAGGAGACGCAGGAGGCCACCAACGAGCTCATCGGCCTGGTGCCACCGGCCATCTCGGTCAGCGAGGTGGGGCAGCCCACGGCCACGCACTCGGCCCCTGCCAGCGCCCCCTCCACTCCCCTCAGCGACGAGGCCCCCGAGTTCCTGGCTCCCCCCAAGACTCGCCCAAGGAAGAAGTCGGCTCCGGAGACCCTGACGCTGCCCGCGCTGCGGGAACGCGCTGGCGCCGAGTGA
- the MSS51 gene encoding putative protein MSS51 homolog, mitochondrial, whose translation MAGGRRRGGHGRRGGPRQHPGTAGAASSPAPLSLAAAPAQPNAGAAPTTGRSKKAPEEPAARAPDVDSLGFQAMDRNVPGLSHVILQKLNMKSYEDYKSAMDGRKSGSDFGIRTYFDMFQKMEDTFKFCVECKKLPDALPDPKSLRRCKRCQNVYYCGVACQRANWPLHKKFCKKLKLVALDRLVEWLIFTGDIPFPTDTWTKPARDVKGWEDWFSMQEQLEEKLGAIVAGRYMTLLWANAGKPRPEDAELRESIRRLVTDFHSRPLTIGLGLRLFGIDPLTRPLTVHVVGASHVETLNTRLTDYDELTRMFPGHQGMEMVMVGVDVVDGPIMRPPLTTLAPRGKVYLSSYKGLYHDFWESHVETKLAAPPDLVVGFHPGFHACPDLLAGWLPTLLLLRDYRLPVLFTVYSEQELKASLQILVELEMHIVGYASNPFASLRPEQVYSSPNKPPVYCSSHYIALLGAEAVPGAEELEDDDGWQGGEPSAAAVAGGIAPGLG comes from the exons ATGGCGGGCGGGAGGCGCCGTGGGGGCCACGGGCGGCGCGGGGGACCCCGGCAGCACCCCGGGACCGCCGGAGCGGCCTCCTCGCCCGCACCTCTCTCTCTTGCAGCCGCCCCGGCCCAGCCAAACGCAGGCGCTGCCCCTACAACCGGCCGCTCCAAGAAGGCCCCGGAGGAGCCAGCGGCGAGGGCTCCAGACGTGGACTCGCTGGGCTTCCAGGCCATGGACCGCAACGTGCCGGGGCTGTCCCACGTCATCCTGCAGAAGCTCAACATGAAGAGCTATGAGGACTACAA ATCTGCCATGGATGGGAGGAAGAGCGGCAGCGATTTTGGCATCCGGACGTATTTTGACATGTTCCAGAAGATGGAAGACACCTTCAAGTTTTGTGTTGAGTGCAAGAAGCTCCCTGATGCCCTCCCGGACCCCAAGAGCCTCCGGCGTTGCAAGAG gtgccaaAATGTGTACTACTGTGGTGTGGCGTGCCAGCGTGCCAACTGGCCGCTGCACAAGAAGTTCTGCAAGAAGCTGAAGCTGGTGGCACTGGACCGGCTGGTGGAGTGGCTCATCTTCACAG GAGACATCCCCTTTCCCACGGACACCTGGACAAAACCTGCCCGGGACGTGAAGGGCTGGGAGGACTGGTTCTccatgcaggagcagctggaggagaagctGGGTGCCATCGTGGCCGGGCGCTACATGACCCTGCTGTGGGCCAACGCCGGGAAGCCGCGGCCGGAGGACGCGGAGCTGCGGGAATCCATCCGGCGCCTGGTCACCGACTTCCACTCGCGGCCGCTCACCATTGGCCTGGGACTGCGGCTCTTCGGCATCGACCCCCTCACCAGGCCCCTCACTGTGCACGTGGTGGGGGCTTCCCACGTGGAGACCCTCAACACGCGCCTGACGGACTACGACGAGCTGACGCGCATGTTCCCGGGGCACCAGGGCATGGAGATGGTCATGGTGGGCGTGGACGTGGTGGACGGACCCATCATGAGGCCACCCCTGACCACGCTGGCGCCCCGGGGAAAAGTCTATCTCAGCAGCTACAAGGGGCTCTACCACGACTTCTGGGAAAGCCACGTGGAGACCAAACTGGCTGCCCCTCCTGACCTGGTGGTGGGCTTTCACCCAG gtTTCCATGCCTGCCCAGACCTGCTGGCGGGctggctgcccaccctgctgctgctgcgggacTATCGCCTGCCCGTGCTCTTCACCGTGTACAG tgagcaggagctgaaggCCTCCCTGCAGATCCTGGTGGAGCTGGAGATGCACATTGTGGGTTATGCCAGCAACCCCTTTGCCTCCCTGCGGCCCGAGCAGGTCTACTCGAGCCCCAACAAACCCCCCGTCTACTGCAGCTCCCACTACATcgccctgctgggagcagaggctgtgccaggggctgaggagctggaggatgatgatggctggcagggaggagagcccagtgctgctgctgtggctgggggcattgccccagggctgggctga
- the SEPTIN12 gene encoding septin-12 isoform X1, producing MARLSVKEHLDGILSDFEALKKSFEAEDGDEAPGSLLSPGESHQPLQPGHPPRLGPVPSPVLRTRLGTGPATGRANGAGGTGIARAASFQSRQASAAGPGSDGESQRSSSSSLESPAPTGPPQTPGSPPVSSPGLKKVPSHGSVFPVELDHPLRGAAASHGSLPALDLHIAEEPGLGTRPWGTQSSAAQPRTQQPSSSSSSSALYDGTETAPGLPPAPRAVSQPQRRVPLSPSPSRRAPAQPWAPGEAAEGRAGALPALPAPQAATFRLVSQPQTVQVSSQPAFPGGLVLLPAPGPLPSAGQVAPRGPRLVAAAPGEPADGSGAAVTPEHGSSLEPEERSMEPPAVPDEEEEEEEEEGAVPLSMAPGPVGCQLFGYVGIEAVLDQMKIKTMKTGFEFNIMVVGQSGLGKSTMVNTLFKSKVSRKSSQPGQEERIPKTVQLQSITHIIQEKGVKMKLTVTDTPGFGDQINNDNCWDPIIKYINEQYERYLREEILITRKRKIPDTRVHGCVYFVPPTGHWLRPLDLEFMRRLSKIVNVVPVIAKADTLTLEERAEFKQRIQEDLRTHAISVYPQEDFDQDPEDRALNNRIREKIPFAVVGADQEHQVNGKRVLGRKTKWGIIEVENPAHCEFPLLQDLLIRSHLQDLKDITHNVHYESYRVRRLNESNRPGLGPLNGLPAKGEASSHL from the exons cGCTCAAGAAGTCGTTTGAGGCAGAAGATGGGGACGAGGCCCCCGGCTCATTGCTGTCCCCAGGCGAGAGccaccagcccctgcagcccggCCACCCGCCCCGCCTGGGCCCCGTGCCCAGCCCCGTGCTGCGGACCCGCCTCGGCACCGGCCCGGCCACCGGCAGAGCCAACGGCGCCGGCGGCACCGGCATCGCCCGCGCCGCCTCCTTCCAGAGCCGCCAGGCCTCGGCCGCGGGCCCGGGCAGCGACGGGGAGAGCCAGCgcagctcctcctccagcctggagagCCCCGCGCCCACCGGGCCCCCCCAGACCCCGGGCAGCCCCCCGGTCTCCAGCCCCGGCCTGAAGAAGGTCCCGTCCCACGGCAGCGTGTTCCCGGTGGAGCTGGACCATCCCCTCCGCGGGGCCGCCGCCAGCCACGGCTCCCTGCCGGCGCTGGACCTGCACATCGCCGAGGAGCCGGGCCTGGGGACGCGGCcctggggcacacagagctctgcagcgCAGCCTCGCACCCAGCagccttcctcctcatcctcctcctccgcccTGTACGATGGCACAGAGacggccccggggctgcccccggCTCCCCGcgcggtgtcccagccccagcgcAGGgtccccctcagccccagcccgtCCCGccgagcccctgcccagccctgggcaccgGGGGAGGCggctgagggcagggcaggggcgctgccagcactgccagccccccaGGCCGCCACCTTCAGGCTGGTGTCGCAGCCTCAGACGGTGCAGGTGAGCTCCCAGCCCGCCTTCCCGggggggctggtgctgctgccggCCCCGGGCCCCCTCCCCAGCGCCGGGCAGGTGGCACCGCGGGGACCCCGCCTGGTGGCAGCGGCTCCCGGCGAGCCTGCGGACGGCAGCGGGGCAGCGGTGACGCCGGAGCACG ggagcagcctggagccCGAGGAGCGCAGCATGGAGCCGCCGGCCGTGCcggacgaggaggaggaggaggaagaggaggagggggcgGTGCCCCTCTCCATGGCGCCCGGCCCCGTGGGCTGCCAGCTCTTCGGATACGTGGGAATCGAAGCCGTGCTCGACCAGATGAAAATCAAAACCATGAAGACAGGCTTTGAGTTCAACATCATGGTTGTGG GGCAGAGCGGGCTGGGGAAGTCCACGATGGTGAACACCCTCTTCAAGTCCAAGGTGAGCCGCAAGTCCTCGCAGCCCGGCCAGGAGGAACGCATTCCCAAAACTGTGCAGCTGCAGTCCATCACCCACA TCATCcaggagaagggggtgaagaTGAAGCTGACGGTGACCGACACGCCAGGCTTTGGGGACCAGATCAACAATGACAACTG CTGGGACCCCATCATCAAATACATCAACGAGCAGTACGAGAGGTACCTGCGGGAGGAGATCCTCATCACCCGCAAGAGGAAGATCCCGGACACCCGAGTCCATGGATGTGTCTACTTTGTGCCCCCCACAGGTCACTG GCTGCGCCCGCTGGACCTGGAGTTCATGCGGCGGCTCAGCAAGATCGTCAACGTGGTGCCGGTGATCGCCAAGGCTGACACGCTCACCCTGGAGGAACGGGCAGAATTCAAGCAGAGG aTCCAGGAGGACCTGAGGACCCACGCCATCAGCGTGTACCCGCAGGAGGACTTCGACCAGGACCCCGAGGACAGGGCACTGAACAACAGGATTCGT gagaagATTCCCTTCGCCGTGGTGGGGGCAGACCAGGAGCACCAGGTGAATGGCAAGCGGGTGCTGGGCCGCAAGACCAAGTGGGGCATCATCGAAG TGGAGAACCCAGCCCACTGCGAGTTCCCCCTGCTGCAGGACCTGCTGATCCG GTCACACCTGCAGGACCTGAAGGACATCACCCACAACGTCCACTACGAGAGTTACCGCGTGCGGCGGCTGAACGAGAGCAACCGGCCGGGGCTGGGCCCCCTCAATGGGCTGCCCGCCAAGGGCGAGGCCAGCAGCCACCTCTGA
- the SEPTIN12 gene encoding septin-12 isoform X2, whose translation MEPPAVPDEEEEEEEEEGAVPLSMAPGPVGCQLFGYVGIEAVLDQMKIKTMKTGFEFNIMVVGQSGLGKSTMVNTLFKSKVSRKSSQPGQEERIPKTVQLQSITHIIQEKGVKMKLTVTDTPGFGDQINNDNCWDPIIKYINEQYERYLREEILITRKRKIPDTRVHGCVYFVPPTGHWLRPLDLEFMRRLSKIVNVVPVIAKADTLTLEERAEFKQRIQEDLRTHAISVYPQEDFDQDPEDRALNNRIREKIPFAVVGADQEHQVNGKRVLGRKTKWGIIEVENPAHCEFPLLQDLLIRSHLQDLKDITHNVHYESYRVRRLNESNRPGLGPLNGLPAKGEASSHL comes from the exons ATGGAGCCGCCGGCCGTGCcggacgaggaggaggaggaggaagaggaggagggggcgGTGCCCCTCTCCATGGCGCCCGGCCCCGTGGGCTGCCAGCTCTTCGGATACGTGGGAATCGAAGCCGTGCTCGACCAGATGAAAATCAAAACCATGAAGACAGGCTTTGAGTTCAACATCATGGTTGTGG GGCAGAGCGGGCTGGGGAAGTCCACGATGGTGAACACCCTCTTCAAGTCCAAGGTGAGCCGCAAGTCCTCGCAGCCCGGCCAGGAGGAACGCATTCCCAAAACTGTGCAGCTGCAGTCCATCACCCACA TCATCcaggagaagggggtgaagaTGAAGCTGACGGTGACCGACACGCCAGGCTTTGGGGACCAGATCAACAATGACAACTG CTGGGACCCCATCATCAAATACATCAACGAGCAGTACGAGAGGTACCTGCGGGAGGAGATCCTCATCACCCGCAAGAGGAAGATCCCGGACACCCGAGTCCATGGATGTGTCTACTTTGTGCCCCCCACAGGTCACTG GCTGCGCCCGCTGGACCTGGAGTTCATGCGGCGGCTCAGCAAGATCGTCAACGTGGTGCCGGTGATCGCCAAGGCTGACACGCTCACCCTGGAGGAACGGGCAGAATTCAAGCAGAGG aTCCAGGAGGACCTGAGGACCCACGCCATCAGCGTGTACCCGCAGGAGGACTTCGACCAGGACCCCGAGGACAGGGCACTGAACAACAGGATTCGT gagaagATTCCCTTCGCCGTGGTGGGGGCAGACCAGGAGCACCAGGTGAATGGCAAGCGGGTGCTGGGCCGCAAGACCAAGTGGGGCATCATCGAAG TGGAGAACCCAGCCCACTGCGAGTTCCCCCTGCTGCAGGACCTGCTGATCCG GTCACACCTGCAGGACCTGAAGGACATCACCCACAACGTCCACTACGAGAGTTACCGCGTGCGGCGGCTGAACGAGAGCAACCGGCCGGGGCTGGGCCCCCTCAATGGGCTGCCCGCCAAGGGCGAGGCCAGCAGCCACCTCTGA
- the LOC132080760 gene encoding myeloid-associated differentiation marker homolog, producing the protein MATLNLRALTSWVGIARLLAVVLCCLSFSLVASTGHFGGPYGTWCMFTWCFCFAVTLLVLLLELLELYPLLPLSWDDFTSAFSMLAALMVFTSSVVFPATFIKSPCSSSQCARQAVATTSSCLCFVAYALEVSLTRAKPGDISSFLSTVPGLLKVFEAYVACLIFSLLETGEYTRRSGLMWCVAVYSLCFIFTLLIIIFTIGRCLTYIPCPLEKVLVGYNALALLMYLTAMVVWPLYSLGGRARPDSCGPDCPWNKNLGITFLTIFNLIAYLVDLVYSTRMVFFRAPP; encoded by the coding sequence ATGGCCACGCTGAACCTGCGCGCCCTCACCTCCTGGGTGGGCATCGCCCGCCTCCTCGCCGtggtgctgtgctgcctctccTTCAGCCTCGTGGCCTCCACCGGGCACTTCGGGGGTCCCTACGGGACGTGGTGCATGTTCACCTGGTGCTTCTGCTTCGCCGTGacgctgctggtgctgctgctggagctgctggagctctaCCCGCTGCTGCCGCTCTCCTGGGATGACTTCACCTCGGCTTTCTCCATGCTGGCCGCTCTGATGGTCTTCACCTCCTCGGTGGTGTTCCCTGCCACGTTCATCAagagcccctgcagcagcagccagtgtgCCCGGCAGGCCGTGgccaccacctcctcctgcctctgcttcgTCGCCTACGCCCTCGAGGTGTCGCTGACCCGCGCCAAGCCCGGCGACATCAGCAGCTTCCTCTCCACCGTGCCCGGGCTCCTCAAGGTCTTTGAAGCCTACGTGGCTTGCCTGatcttctccctgctggagaCGGGTGAATACACTAGGCGATCTGGCCTGATGTGGTGCGTGGCTGTCTACTCCCTCTGCTTCATCTTCACCCtcctcatcatcatcttcaCCATCGGCCGCTGCCTCACCTACATCCCCTGCCCGCTGGAGAAGGTGCTGGTGGGCTACAACGCGCTGGCCCTGCTGATGTACCTCACTGCCATGGTCGTGTGGCCCCTCTACAGCTTGgggggccgggcccgccccgaTTCCTGCGGCCCGGACTGCCCGTGGAACAAGAACCTGGGGATCACCTTCCTCACCATCTTCAACCTCATCGCCTACTTGGTGGACCTGGTCTACTCCACCAGGATGGTTTTCTTCAGGGCGCCTCCCTAA